Below is a genomic region from Xanthocytophaga agilis.
TCGTGGGTCATGTTATTAATAAAGTCATTTTTTACTTCTGATAATTTCTTTTGTTTTAGAATCGTATTAACTGACACATAAAAAATTGCCATAATGACTCCACACAAGACAATAGAGGTTAGTAAAATCCAGAATGTAGAGCTATTGATAAATGTCTGCTTATCTGGAAATAGTACATATAATATATCATTTTTTGCATGCAAGTCATTGGTAAACAGATTAATTGTAAATGCCTCTGAAGGAATCGAACGGTCAACAGATTGATTTGATGCGAAGAATACTTGTTTGGATTTGGATGAATGAACGCCATATTCAAAAGGAATGTCTATACTCTGATTTCTAATCTCTGCTTTTAGTAGAGAATCCAGTTTAATAGGATCAATGCGTTGCTCAACAGGTCTTTCTTTGGAAAATAACTGTTGGAAGACTTCTTTGACAATAGTAGATTGTTGTTGAACCTTATCTACTTTAGTCTGTATCTCAGGTTGAGGAATAGTAGCAATTACTTGATTATTATCTTTTTTGCCTTTTCGTGTTTTAGATGGTTTTTTTGTCTGAAGAGCTCCTGATGTATATTGATTTGTTGTGTCCAATATCAATGAATCTACCGGAATCCCCATCAAGCGCATTTGTTCAAGCATTGCCTCATTTAGCCAACGTTCCAGTGCCTCATTCTGTCGTTGCATTTCCTGCATTTCTTGTCTAAACTCAGACATATCACGAAAGGGATCATGTCTGCGAAAAAGATTATTTTGAGGCTGGCTGCTTGGATAAATACTTGCAGAATCATATCCACTATATAAAGGACTATACTCTGTGTAAGTTTGCTGAATATGAAACTGAACGATTCCAGGATAAATTATTTCCATGGAGTCTGTAGCAGCAATATAATTATCTTTTTTAGAATCGCTTTTGCGATTCCTTTTATGAAGGTTCTTTATTGGTTTTGCTGCTTTTACTAAAGCATCATTATTTTGAATAGTAGTTCCTCTTATATTTTGATGACTGGTATCTCGCAGTTGTTGAGATGCTAGCCATACTACTTCTTCCCGTTGCAATTTATTGGCGACATGTTGCAATGCCTCCTGTACATTCTGATCAAATCGTTCTTCTGCAACCGTACGTGCCTGAAAGATCCAATATCCCTGAAAACCGATAAGCCCAAGTGTGGCTAATGCCATCAGGAAGATAATCCATCTGATTTGTTGCTTTTTCATAAACGTATATTCACACACTTATTTATTTCAACTAAGGCTGTTACCATACTATAGTACAGCCTATTCTAAGATAACAAAATTACAAGTCGTTTATCTTTACTTTTGGTTTTTAACACTCTTTAACACAATTTCTTAAGTAATAGGTTACTTTTTTGGAATACTCCCATAAAAATAAAATGCACACTGCTGCAACCATTTATCCGCTTTTTGCATCTTATTACTGTCTTGTTTCACCGACCGTCCGATTTTGAGATAAAGTGTCCGAAATCGGATAAATAGATTTTGAAATATAGGCTGAATTTTTAAAAGAAAGCATTTTTTGTTTTTGGCATGTGGCTTGTAGTTGTTAAGAGCTGGGTAAACTGTTTCCAGAGACTCATCTGCCAGAAATCGCACTTCACGCTGTAATTTTATGAGTTACGCGGAATAATCTTGTTCAAAACACTACAATTTGTTTTTTTGACATTATTCAATAAATGAAAAAAATATTTTTCAAAATATATAGTACTATGTATTGCAAGGTATTGTCTATTAACATATATTTGTCACTATAATCCATACATTTGATTTTTAGCCTTTTATATATATTATCATGAAACCAGTAAAAGTTTACTCCCAATTAGCATTGCTTTGTCTGTTATTGATGAGCATGGGCTTTCCGAGCGTAATAGCGGAGGATGACACAGGTTCGGATAAAACTAAATCTGTACGGTACGTAAAGGTTGGCTTTCTAGCTTGTACTCGCCAAGTGTCACAGGCGGAGGATACACAGAAAATCCAGGAGACCAAATGCGTAAATAAGATAGATAAAGGAGAAGATGGCAAAATAATTAATAATAACTCTCCCAAAATCTCGCAAAAGGTAGGGGCTAGTGTGGAAACTGTAGCTCAACACATTGAGCAGTGGATAAGACATTAGGATTAAACGATTGTTACAAAAAGAAAAGGTTCCTGTATAGCACAGGAACCTTTTCTTTTTGGGTAAAACCTTACACTTGTCAACAATCTTGATTAAAAAATCCAGCCTGCCAGTATAAGTCTGAGGTTAGCATAACTCTTTTTGTTATTTTTGAGACGTCATTATGTGCAGTTCTCTTATACACTTTTGCAGGACAATTTTTCATTTATCGAATGATTTCAGAATTACCTTTATTTACCCATTATCCTCCCTACATAAATATTCTATTTTGTGTATTTGTGGGTACTATTATTATATCCCTGTTTTATCAATTATTTTTCTTTAGTCGACTGGCATTTTACAAAGAGATACAGCAAAAAGAGTCTGAACAGGAATGGCCTGGTGTCTCAGTTGTGGTATGTGCTTGGAACGAACTGGAAAATCTGAAAAAGCTAATTCCACTCTTATTAAAACAGAATTACCCTCATTTTGAGATTGTTATAGTAGATGATCGTTCTGATGATGAATGTTATGACTTTCTATTGTTTGAATCATTTAAGCATCCACAGTTAAATCTAGTTCGGATTAATGACACGCCTGATCATATATCTTCCAAAAAGTATGCGTTAACATTGGGTATCAAGGCCGCTCAATATGATATTATATTACTGACAGATGCAGATTGCCTTCCTGAGAGTGAGAATTGGATTTCTTATATGACTAGTC
It encodes:
- a CDS encoding HAMP domain-containing sensor histidine kinase, giving the protein MKKQQIRWIIFLMALATLGLIGFQGYWIFQARTVAEERFDQNVQEALQHVANKLQREEVVWLASQQLRDTSHQNIRGTTIQNNDALVKAAKPIKNLHKRNRKSDSKKDNYIAATDSMEIIYPGIVQFHIQQTYTEYSPLYSGYDSASIYPSSQPQNNLFRRHDPFRDMSEFRQEMQEMQRQNEALERWLNEAMLEQMRLMGIPVDSLILDTTNQYTSGALQTKKPSKTRKGKKDNNQVIATIPQPEIQTKVDKVQQQSTIVKEVFQQLFSKERPVEQRIDPIKLDSLLKAEIRNQSIDIPFEYGVHSSKSKQVFFASNQSVDRSIPSEAFTINLFTNDLHAKNDILYVLFPDKQTFINSSTFWILLTSIVLCGVIMAIFYVSVNTILKQKKLSEVKNDFINNMTHEFKTPIATISLACEMLQDPDIQTHSSSLNRYLRVISDENRRLGSQVEKVLQAATLDKGQLKLKLSTINVHEVIEDVLQNIGVQIEKREGTVDLQLDAENTEIEADEVHITNLIYNLLDNANKYSPDKPQIQISTQNVSDGLKISITDHGIGMSKEALSKIFDKFYRVSTGNLHDVKGFGLGLSYVKTVIDVHHGQITVESQPGVGSTFEVFLPYSQI